From Pedobacter sp. MC2016-14:
ACTGTGGTTAGAAGACATTCACAATGAATTTGACTTTGATCGCTATAAGCCACTATTTATAACTTTAGGCCGGCAAGAACAGATCAATTTTCTAAAGAAGAGTATATGGCTTTTAAGACAAGGCACGATTAAACTGACTTTAATTGAATTGCTTAGTCTGAGAAATCTTACTGTCAATCCTGAGATTGCAAACTATTTAAAATCCCCAGGACAGATAAATATCTCTGTGTTTATCGTGCTCCAATTACTACAGGATCTCCATATTGGAGCACTTACTAAACAAGAAAAGATTTACCAACTCATAGCTGAGAACATCACGGACATCAGAGAAATGCTTTTCATTGGTGGTTTTTTTGATAAATGCCAGGGTAGGTTAGAAATGGATTTTAAGTTCGAAGTAAAAGCAGATGAACTGTACCCTATAATGGAAAAAAGGAGTGGAATCCCTGCTCATTTAGAATATTGTGAGGGGAGAAAAGCAAAATTAAAGAACACAGATACTTTTTCGATCTGTGAGAATACTGGAAAAGAATTCTGGTGGTGCCGTAATCGTAAATGTTATGCCAATTGCATAAATTCGCATGATGAGTGGCAGGAATTAACAATATTAGATTTCTGTCGTGCATTTGCCATCCCACTACAACAGGATGATTATGAGATTCTACTAGGTTATATCAATAAGATTAATCGTTATTTGAAGCATATGAACTGTAGAACTTGTAATTGTATTTTGAGACCTGCAAGTAGAAACGAACCTTCTCATAATAGCAATTATGGTTTTTATAGGGTTAGTAACTTTGCTTGTATGAATTCAGAATGTCAGAAATACAATCAAATTATTTATCTTTCTCATTGCGCAAACGGTTCTTGTACCGGAATTATTGACCAGCGCGATTCTGTTAAATGTATCCCGGTGGAAGCACCGCATGCTAATTGTGGTTGGTATGTTTGCAATGATTGTTTGGCATGTTGTAATACGCAAAATATTAATAAGAGAAAGTATATTTTAAATAAAAACGCACAAGTGTATCATGGTCATCACCAAGGACATCTCGATCTGGGTATAATCTGTTGCCCCAAGTGCGGGCATGAGTTAAATCGTAATGGAGAGAATGTAGAGAAGTATAAAGAGGTGTTATCATGGCTGATTGCTAACTGTAATTCTTCCAAATCTGTTGTTAAATATGGTAAAAGGCAATTAGATAATAGGTACTGGTTTCTTTTGATGGCTGAAGGTAACAGTATCGCAGATAAATGTCTGTTTAAGGAGAAATTAATACGTTTAGCATCGTATGGATTCAAGATTCCAGATCTTTTACTAGATAAGTCTTCCTACATGGTTTCCGAGCCTTTCATGAATAACGAAAAATCATTAGTTTTTGAATGTGGAAGCTGTGATTATTCGTTAGACCTTGGCGATGACTATGAAAAGCGTGCTATTATGAGAAATTATCATAAAAAGCTACAAATTACTAGGCAGTACGTTTAGTAGTAACGACACTCTTTATTTAACCGAGATAGATTTAGAATCCCAATTGCCGCATAACAAAAAAAACATCGTAACAGCTAGAAGTAAGTGGGTATTTACTAATGGAAAACTTAGACAAGTTGCCGGGGAGAGAATCAAGTAAAACTTTGTCGGATATTAACTTTATAACCCTGGGCTGAAATACTGCTGCTAAACAGCAGAAAGAAGATGAGTGTAAACGTATATTTAAGATTCATTTGATAAAGATAAAAGAAGTATTTTTAAAATCAATCAGTAACTTGGCACAATGAAGCAAGTAATTGTGCTATAATTAACCGAATCATTTTTTAAGAACAGACATGAAAATATTGATCTTGAGTGTTTTATTTTGCATTTTTTTAAATAGTAACGCTCAATCCAACACTAGTTTAGACAATGCAATTAGGGAATATGCTGTGGTAATGAGTAAAAATTTCACCCATGGTTCTGAGTTGTTTAAGGCAATTGTAACTAAATCATTAGTGGAACAAGGTTTTAATGAAGAACAATATATCTTGGATGGAATTAAAAAGATTGATAAAGACAAAATAACCAGAGAAGCTACATACTATATGTGGTATAAAATATTTAAGTCAGATATCAGGCTAAGTACACAATTATCTTCCATGGGAATGTCACCTTACAATGCAAAAATAATAAGCAAGCATATTTCCGAATTCAGTACTATGCCGTTATCTCAGGGATTGAGTTCAAATAGCTCTTCAGAGTATAATATAAGTAGATTTTCTAATTTGGAACTTCCCGTTAACAACGGGGAAAAAGTAGGAAGAATAGCTGTTCGTTTTTCAGTTGATAAAACTGGTAAAGTCACAAGTGCTACACCGGGAACAAAAGGTACCACTCTTGGTGATAAAGAATTATATCAAAAATGTAAAGATGCGCTAATGAATGCACGTTTTATACAACAGGATTCTATAATAAATTCTGGTATAATTATATTTAAGTTTACTGTTAAATAGCAGATTTATTGTTACCCACCCAATTCATAATCTGCTCTTAGCTCTTCAATAAACTTACTCGGTGAGTTCATACTGTACAGCAAAAATACCTTATGCTTTGCTCTCGTTAGCGCAACATAGAAAAGCCTGCGTTCCTCAGCATTTTCGTAGCCATCACCACTTTCCAGCACATAACTCAGCACAGGATCATCTGCAATTTGGGAGGGAAATCCAAAAGCTCCCGAATCCAATCCCAGCAAGATTGAATAATCGCAGGTTAGTCCCTTGCTGCCATGCGCAGTGTAAAAACTGATTTTCAATTGCGGGTAAGATTTCTTCAGTAGCGGCAGACTTGGCAGTATTAAATGTTTATAACGCCCAATTAAAAATACACTGGCATTTGGTGTCTGTATAGAGATGTCACGCAGTATGGCATCAATTTGTTGATATCTGTCATGCTCTGCCTCTAATTTTTTAAGTTTTTTGAGTGGTACAAATTGAAATGCCGGAACCGATGAATTAAAAGGAGAAGTTAGTTTTTTAGGCAGCTGTGCTGGGTTTTTCTGAATGAAGGAGCTACTTACTTTCAAAATCTCTTTGTTGAACCGGTACGTCTGTAAAACAGGATTGTAAGCTGTAAATCCGAAATGCGCACTGAAACTGTTGATGATTGAAATATCACTTCCTGCAAACCGAAATATGGATTGCCAATCGTCTCCAACCGCGTATAGCTTGGCTCCTGGATTAGCCGTTTTCAATGCATTTAGCATAGCATACTTACTTTGTGACATGTCTTGAAACTCATCAACTAATATGTATTTATATTGCTTTTTAAAAGTTCCATTTAGGATATAAGCTGTTGCGTGGTTGATCATGTCATTAAAGTCTATGCTTGCAGTTGCTTTTAACTTTTCCTGATAACAATTGTAAAGTGGGGTAACCATATCCATGAAGACGGCGAAACGCTGATCTTTGGCCACAGATTTTAATTCAGCCGGCGACCTGCCAGCAGATTTCAGTAAGGTAAGAAATGTATGAATCAGACCAATAAAACTGGGAATGTCATTTACTTTATTCAATTCTTCATAGATTTCTGCAGGGTCTCTTTTAACCAGGACAACACCAAAATCTACAAGCTGCTGCTTAAGTAATCGCAACAAAGTATGATCCTTTTTCTGATAGGAATAAGTCCTGACAAGCTTGGTCTCATATTTTTTATGAATCTGTTCCTTCCATTGAATGCCACTGTGATAGCTGGACTTTGCATCTGTAAAAGGTGGCCGATACGAAAACCATTGGGGCACATCGCCATTTTGGTCTATCCCATAATGCTCAATGTAAATGCCGTATTTTGGAAGATAAAAATCGGGTGCGTAATGGCTGTAATCTGGATTACGATCTTCAGCAGCTAATGGAAAAAACGATTCATATTCATACTCTACCTGATGCAGGTATAGAAAATTAGCAACCAGCGTTTCTTCATAACTTTTTAGCTCCCGCCCAGATAAACTTACGTATTTAGTGGACTCCTGGTGTTTTCTGAATTCTTCCGCGGTTTTAAATTCAAAATCATCAGGCGCCTGGCGATTAAAGAAGGCGAAAAAATTAATTGCCTTGCTTTGAAAATCGTCGTCGTTATGAAACAGTGTTGTAAAGCTTTCAAGCAAAAATTCCTTTACAAGGTGATCCTTGCCGTCAAAAGCAATTCTTAAGGGATTACGGTTACAGTGGCGAACCACCTTATTTCCAAAACCATTAAAGGTATTTACGGTGATTTGATCTACTCCAGAATCTTTGCCACAAAATTTGAGTACACGATCATATAGTTCATTAACCGCAGAATTTGTAAAAGAGATGACAAGTAATTCCTCTGGTCTCGCAAGTTTTTTATTCAGGATGTACGCAATCTTTGCGCTTATTGTAGTTGTTTTTCCAGTACCTGCACCAGCGATAACCAAATTATTATCTTCGTCACAGACGATGGCCTTCATTTGTTCATCAGACAACGGATATTGCTCCAGGCTTGAAAAAAAACTGCGGTAACGGTTAATTTCCAGTTTGCTAAAATGTTCATTATAGTTTGCTCTGGTATTTTCTGCATCTCTATGCAGGCTCATGAAATGATCAACGATCTCAAAGTCCTCGCCGGATAAACCATAACGCTTATAATTGGGTGGGATTTGAGTTAGCAGGGGAGTATGTGTGCTTTTGAGTTGCTGGTAATCGTAGTTTGCGAAATAGGCCTTCTCATCAAAGAATTCTTCAAAGTCGAGTTCAGCCTGACGGATATGGGGTAATATGGATAATAGATGCTCTTTATTAAGCGCTCGTTGACGATAGCGGTAGTATAAATAACAAGTGCAAAGACTAAGAAGACCTAAGATGTAAATTATCATTAAATACACATCTTGGAAAAGACTTCTAAGTTCGATTTTTTGTAAGCAGGATTTTTCCTTTTTTGCAGTAAGAGCGGAATAAACTCGTTTTCGTCCATCTATATGTTGTTAATGTTTAATAACAAGTTAATGCTTAGCATTAGCGTTTATTTTAACGACAAATTTAATGAAATTAGGACGGTATTCAGAATTGATTGGTTTTCTGGTAGTGGAAGGTTAAGATTATTGGAGTAGTTAACTCATATTTAAGCCATCAACGTTCTTTTTTTGATCTTCAAACTTGGGCCTTTTTTTAAGAAATCCACATACCCTTTGTGATTTTTGATCGCTTTTATCCCTTCATAACCTACACTAGTGCTGCGGATTTTATTCAATAAAAACGTATCGTCCTTTAACAAGTCTGTTTCATGCAGCGCGCCACTTTTTAATAAAGCTACAATCAGCATTGCCAGTTGCTGATTGGCATAAACGTACAGTGGGGCATTATAGAATTCTTCATTCAGCCTTTTATACAGCTGGTTGATCCATTCTGCCTGCGCCAGATCGGTGACTACAATTCTATCTTCCTGTAGCTTAATAAAAGGCAAAAAGTTTTTTGCCTGCAGTTTACTGATCAATCCCGAGTGTACGGCATCCCGTAATGTATAATCCAAGCGGTCTGCGCAAAGCAGCGGCATGGGCTGCTCTAAAATCGGAAAATGGCCCTGAAGGATTTGATCAATGTGGTAGCCATGCCAATGCAGAATTGCCGGTACTTCAGACTGGCGAAGGAGGCTTTCAAACAATTGCTCGTGGTAAGTTTCCTCTGTATTGTTCATCACATAATCGCCCACATGCGAAAAAGCAGTATGGGATACATCATGTAATAAACCTGCAATTTGTTCCAGTTCTGTACCGCCAAGCATTTTGATGAGCAAGGTTACGCCAATAGAATGCTCCAGGCGGTGGTGACAAATCTCAGGATCAACCAAAAATATAGCGCCACTGTGGTGGATATTGCTCAGCCTTTTTAAGGTGCTGCAATTCAACAGATCTTCAAATACGGCAGGAAGTTCATGGCTTCCATAAATGGGGTCATTTACCTTTATCATACAGCAAACATACAAAATAAACAATTAGATGCTAATGTTGTTAGTATTTAAATTAAAATATACCAAAAATAATAGCATAGCTTTGTAGGCAATAAAAACGACAAGCGATGGGGGAGGAAAAGCAAATTATCCATATGGACCAGGATGCCTTTTTCGTATCCGTAGAGGTGCGGAAAAATAAGGATTTGATTGGTAAGCCCGTAATTATTGGGGGCACATCAGATCGTGGGGTGGTGGCTTCATGCAGTTACGAAGCCCGCAAGTTCGGTGTACATTCGGCCATGTCATCCAGGATGGCCAGGCAATTGTGCCCCCATGCCATATTTATCCGAGGCAACATGGACGAATACTCTGAAGCCTCGCAGCAAATCACCAGCATCATTAAAGAGCGGGTGCCGCTTTTTGAAAAGGCCAGCATAGACGAGCACTACATTGACATGACGGGCATGGACAGGTTTCATTCTACGCTCAAATACGCCAAGGAACTACGTAACACCATCATGAAGGAGCTGCATTTGCCCATTTCTTTTGGCCTTTCGGTAAATAAAACGGTCTCTAAAATGGCCACCAATGAATGCAAACCCGATGGGGAACTGAACATTGAGCAACCAAAAGTGCGCGATTTTCTAAATCCTTTGTCCATCAAAAAAATCCCCGGCCTGGGTGAAAAAACCTTCATCAAGCTGAGCGATATGGGCATTAAAAAGATCTATACCTTATCGCAAATCCACCCCGAGCAAATGAACTTTTTGCTGGGTAAATCCGGACTTTCCTTGCTGCAAAAAGCACAGGGCATAGACCATAGCCCGGTGGTTCCTTATTCGGAACAAAAATCCATAGGTACCCAATGCACTTTCAATGCAGATTCTATCGACATCGAAATGATCAACAACCTGCTGGTGGCCCAGGTGATGGACATTGCTTTTCAGCTAAGGGAGAAAAAGAAACTGGCCGCCTGTGTAACTGTAACCATCCGTTACGCCAATTTTGAAACGGAAAGCAAGCAGATGGCCATTCCTTATACCTCGCTGGATAGCGTGCTGATTGCCACGGCAAAAGAGCTGTTCAAGAAAATGTACAACCGCCGGATGTTGCTGCGGCTGGTGGGTGTAAAGCTCTCTAACATGGTAACGGGCCATGAGCAGATAGACCTGTACAGCGAATCGCAAGAGCAATATAGCCTGGTACAGGCCATGGATAAAATCCGTAACCGTTTTGGTGCAGATGCGGTAACACGTGCTGCGGTGTTAAACCTAAAGCTTTAAAGCCATGTACCTGAACATCCATTCTCATTACAGCCTGCGCTATGGTACGCTATCCATCAAAACACTGGTAGAGGAAGCGCAGGCCAGGGGCATTACCCAAATGGTGCTGACCGACATCAACAACAGCACCGGGGTAATGGAGTTTATGCGCGAATGCCGTAAAAAGCAGATCAAACCCATTGGCGGCATGGAATTCCGCAGGGATAAAAAACTACTGTACATTGGCATTGCCCAGAACAGGGAAGGCATGAAGGAGCTGAACGATTTTTTAACGGAATACAACCTCGCCCAAAGGGAACTGCCCGATTTGCCGCCTGAATTTAAAAATGCCTATACCATTTATCCTTTTGGCCATAAACAGGAACTTAAAGGCAACGAATACATCGGCATCCGCTTTGATGAATTGCACCAGTTGTACAACAAAACATTGGATGCGCTGCAACATAAACTGCTGGTGCTGCAGCCGGTATTTGTAGCTGGCAAAATTGGCTACCGCTTGCATGAATACCTAAGGGGCATAGACCTCAATACCCTGATTACGATGGTAGAGCAGGAAGACAAATGCAAATCCACCGACCTGTTTTTGAAGCCCGGTGAACTGGAAGCCAAATTTGTAAAGTATGCTTTTATTTTAGACAATACCCGTAAGCTGATGGACAGTTGTGTGATGGACTATCCTGAAGGTAAGCTAAAACTGAACCGGAAGAATTTTACAGGCAATGCCAGGGACGATCAATCGCTGCTGGAAAAGCTGGCCATGGAAGGGATGCTGTACCGTTATGGGGATAAAAATAAGGAAGCTTTACGGCGACTTAAAAAGGAATTGAAGGTAGTGGTAGACCTGGATTTTTGCGCCTATTTTTTAATCACGAACGACATCATCCAATACTCCATGCGCAGGGGTTATTACCATGTGGGCAGGGGTTCTGGTGCCAACAGCATTGTGGCCTATTGTCTTCGCATTACCGATGTAGACCCCATAGCGCTGGACTTGTATTTTGAACGCTTTTTAAATGCAGAGCGGACCAGTCCGCCGGATTTTGACCTGGATTTTAGCTGGGACGAAAGGGAAGATGTGCAGGATTATATTTTTAAGCGTTATGGCCGGGAGCATACGGCATTGCTGGGCACCATGACCACTTTTAAAGACCGCTCCATCATCCGCGAGATCGGTAAAGTAATGGGTTTGCCTAAAACAGAAATTGATGGCTTTACCGATCCAAGCCGGTCGGCTGCAAACCGCAATAACGATACCTTTAAAAAGATCATGCTGATTTATGAGTTGATGGGGAATATGCCCAACCAGCGGAGCATCCATGCAGGCGGGGTATTGATTTCTGAAGAGCCCATTACCTATTATACTGCGCTGGATTTGCCACCCAAAGGCATGCCTACCGTGCAATGGGACATGTATGAGGCGGAAGAGATTGGATATGATAAATACGATATTCTTTCCCAAAGGGGCATCGGGCACATTAAGGAAACGGTGAAACTGGTACTGCAAAACCAGCAGAAACACATCGACATCCATCAGGTAAGGGCTTTTATGAAAGACCCCAACCTAAACAACAGGCTAAAAACCGGCGATACCATAGGTTGTTTTTACATTGAGTCGCCAGCCATGCGACAACTGCTCAGCAAGCTGAATTGCGACAATTACTTGACCCTGGTAGCGGCCAGTTCCATCATCAGGCCCGGTGTAGCACAATCTGGCATGATGAAAACCTATATTCAGAACTACCACCAGCCAGATGCTGTAAAATACCTGCACCCGGTGATGGAAGAGAAACTGAAAGAAACCTTTGGCGTAATGGTATACCAGGAAGATGTGATTAAAGTTTGCATCCATTACGGAGGGATGGACGGTACCGATGCCGACATCTTGCGCAGGGGCATGAGCGGCAAATACCGTTCGAGGGTAGAGTTTGACCGTTTGGTAGAGAAGTTCCATGAGGGGGCCGGAATGTTGGGCAGACCGGTGGAGATCACCAAAGAAGTTTGGCGCCAGGTTTCTTCCTTTGCGGGCTATAGTTTTTCTAAAGCCCATTCGGCCAGTTTTGCGGTAGAGAGTTACCAGAGTTTGTTTTTAAAAACCTATTACCCCAAAGAATTTATGGTAGGGGTGCTGAACAATTACGGCGGTTTTTACAACAGGTGGCTGTACGTGCATGAATTGAAGAAAGCAGGGGCAAAGGTTCATTTGCCTTGCGTAAACCAAAGTAGCGCCGTGGTTTCCATTTGTGGTGATGAAGCGTACCTGGGCTTTACGGGCATCCAGGGATTGGAAGGTAAACTCATGGCGCTGATTCCCGAAGAACGCAGACAGGGCGGGGCATATGTGGATCTGGAAGATTTTGTAAAACGGACAGAAATTGGCCTGGAGCAGGCTGTGGTGCTGATCCGCTGCGGGGCCTTGCGCTTTACAGGAAAGAGCAAAAAGACTTTGCTTTGGGAAGTGCATGCTTTGTTGGGGCAAAAATCAAAACCAAATAACCATGCGGAGCTTTTCCACCTGGAGGTTAAAAAATATGCCCTGCCCGAGCTGGTGAATACCAAATTGGAAGACGCCTATCACGAACTGGAATTGCTGGGCTTCCCGCTTAGTTTATCGATGTTTGATTTGCTGAAAACCCCTTACCGGGGCGAAGTGAAGACCAAACAACTGATCAGCCACATTGGGCGAACGGTACGCATGGTGGGCTTGTACGTTTGCGAAAAAACGGTGCACACCAAAAACAACAAGAAAATGTGGTTCGGAACCTTTCTGGATGCCGATGGAAACTTTTTTGATACCACTCATTTCCCCAACAATACACCCATATATCCATTTAGGGGAACAGGCTGTTACCTGATCCAGGGAAAAGTAGTAAGTGATTTCGGCTTTCCGAGTGTTGAGGTAGAAAGGTTTGCAAAACTGCCTATTCTAGACAATCCCGTCATGGCTTAGCCCACTGGCAATGCGATCTTTCCTTTACTCCAATAACAACTGTTCCAAAATGCATTCAATATCCCGACAATTGGGCAGAAAGACCAGGGAAATTCAAAGGAAAGTTGAAGGAAAGTTGAAGGAAACTGGAAGATTCCGACGTATTTGATACGAGGTTAGGTCGGTGTTTGTTCGGTTAGCATCGAAGAAACACCGACTGAACTACGTCGAAATTCCGATCCAATAGCGAATCAAACTTCGACTTTCCTCCCGGTTTCCTTCAATTTATGTTTAAGTTACCGTACAAGTTCCTTGCAGAAGTTCCTGGCTATTGCCATTTAATACACGCAACTGTGTTCGGTTCCAAAATGCTTTCCAGTAGCATTTAAATTTAATGCTTAGCATTAGCGTTTATTTTAACGACAAATTAAAAGAATCTCAGTTTTAGTGAAGTCAATTCAGTTGTAGAAATCAATTTTTCAGATGTAAGCATAAGGAGCCTTCATAACTCACAGACGTGCTGCGAATTTTATTCAACAAAAACTTGTCGTCCTTTAATAGTTCTGTTTCATGCAGCGTGCCACTTTTTAATAAAGCTACAATTAGCTTTGCCAGTTGCTGATTGGCATAAACATGTAGGGGGGCATTGTATAATTCATTATTCAGCCTTTTATACAGTTGGTTGATCCATTCTGCCTGTGCCAGGTCGGTCACTACAATTCTATCTTCCTGTAGCTTAATAAAAGGCAAAAAGTTTTTTGCCTGCAGTTTATTGATCAATCCCGAATGTACCGCATCCCGTAAAGTATAATCCAACCGGTCTGAGCAAAGCAGCGGCATGGGCTGCTCTAAAATCAGAAATGGCACTGAAGAACTTGATCAATGGGATAGCCAAAAATATAGCCCCACTATGCAAAACTGCCAATTTTAGATAATCCGGTCATGGCTTAAACGAAACTTTGGTAGGTTTTAACTATAAAAATATTACCTTTTGGTTAAATTTAGAACTCCTTATGGGCATATGGTAGACATCTAAGAGTAAGGAGTGTATAAGGTACGAGGCAATAAGACAGAGAAGCCACAGCAAACCCAGAGCAATCGCACAGAAAACCCACACAACGTATGCGTTTTTTGTGGATTTTCTGTGCCTTTAGTGGGCCTTTATCTTGGTTTTAATATGGTAATGGTTGGTTCGATGTGTGCTAGTATGCAGCAGTTGATCAGGAAGGTATTTAATTTAAAGTTTAGAGAGTTCTTCAATACTAAGACCAGTAGCATCAGAGATGATCTCTAATGAGATACCTTTGTTGATAAAATTTCTAGCAATCTGTTTTTTTTCTTCAAGCGCTTTTTCCATCGCTTTCTCCTGAGCTTTCAATTCACCTATTGCGATGCCGTCTTCTAAACTTTGTTTAACTGCTCTGCCAACTAATATATCTTTAACTGTCATAGGTACTGTCCTTCCTGTTAGTTGTTCTACTTCTTTTTCAAAGGTCGTGAACATTTGTGGGTTTTCAAAATTTACATAGTAAGTCAAAAACATCATAACTGCATTATGTTTTATTTGACTTACTTTTCTCTTAGTCAGTTCAGTAGCTAAATCGAGCTTCATGTTTTTCAGTTCATGATCATTGGCGTTTTTATGTTTTAAAGCCAGCAAAACCACCAGTGCAATTACAGCAAAAATATTGGGGTTTTTTCTCAGTTCTGCTTCATCCTGATCCAGAAGTTTATAAGTATTAAACTCATAGCTAAGCTTTGTACCAAGATATTCATCGCAGTAGGGCAAGGGCATGTAACCTTTAACATCGTCAATTAAAATGGCGAATGCGGTAATGGATACGTTGTGTTTACCATTTTTTAAAGGCACGCTTACCAATTTATCCATGAAACGTACTTTACCGCTATTTTCTAAGTATTAAGGTAGAGAAGTCGCAAAACTACCAATTGTCAATAAAGTCAATTAAAATTATTTAATTTTTTTGGGTTGTTTACGCTTTTCAGTTGTTTTTATATTAAATGCAATCATCTGCGCTTTTCTGTAGCGTTGAAATGACTATTTTTCAATTAAAATTGGCTCTGGCTTTCAAAGCCTCACAATTCTATATACTTACGTTGTGTATTCTACTGGTATTCAATCAAATTAATTATGAAAAATGTTTCGGTCCTATTCTTAATTCTCTTTGTCTATTCAGGGTGCTCAAATGGCAGATCTAAAGACAACCAGCAATTTTTTTTTAAAAAAGATACAGTTTTAAGTCGCTATATTTCTCACAGCACTGGCGATAGTACAAAGAAAATATTTGAATGGTCGAAGGTGAACGATTTAAGGATTGTTGCCGGAGGTGACGTAAAGTTTATATTTCAAAAGGACGGTAAGATTAGAAAAATTTCAAGCCGAAATCAGATCGACACTTTAGATTATATACCATTTAAGATGACAGATCAGCAGAAACCCAAGATAGCCACTAGGCTTATTGGAGATAAATTTGAACTATTAGGCGTTTACGAAGATGAGACGGCAAAAAACAGCGGCTTGTATTTCGCCTTTTACAGATACAAAAATTATATCTTTATGCAGTGCCATGAGACGATCGGCTTTCTGGTCGGGATAGTATTATTTTCGCAAGATCAAGGGAACCCATTTAAGGAAAATGGAGTTGTCTTTCCTTATTCAAATAAGATTGTGTTTGAAAGATAAATTATTCAAAATCCTTTTAGCAAATTAAAACTACAATGCCCCCGAATACTATAAAATTTGGGGGCATTTTGTCGAAAGACAAGCAGAAAAAACAAGTTGCATCAAATTTTTAAACAGTTGGGAGGCATCTCCGTACCATATCCGCAGCAAAAATACAGAGAGCGCACAGCCGGAGTGTGGTTGTTCTGTGCTTACTGTTTTTTTAGTCTGAATTTGCTTTTTTTTCCTGCGGCTACGGTGGAGGTATTTTGAACGGTATAGGTATAGCTGAAATTTGTTTTTTGAGACATAAAAAGATTCCTCTATAAAAAGGATGGCAGGATAAGTTGCAAGAGGTAACCAGCAAAACATGAGCTTGTTGCTTTTACAAAGTTTGATTATTATTGTACAAAAAAATGCCAGGTCAACCGCCAAATATTGTAAAAATCTATCGAATTCTTCATGTGGATAACGTTGAGTATCTGCTGAAACATGGTCTTTTTAATCGTGAACATGAAAAAGCAGATCCCAATTACATCAATATTGGAGATAGTGATTTAATACGTAATAGACACGACTATCCCGTTGGTATTAACCCTCCTGGAGGTTCTTTAGGAGAATTTATTCCATTTTATTTTGGTAGACTTTCTCCAATGTTATTGAAAATAAAAACTGGTGGTAGTGGTGTAAATCGCCTTCCTCAAGAAAAAATTGTGTATATTGTTTGTAAAGTTGATGACATAGTCGATCAGTGCGGAGAATGGTGTTTTACAGATGGCCATGCAAAACAAAAGATTTCGGCGTTTTATAATAAATTGGATGATCTTGCTGAAGTTTATTGGGATAAAGTTGACCTTCGTTATTGGAATAATACAGAGGAAGATTTTGATAAAATGCGGCACAAACAAGCGGAGTTCTTGGTTAGATTTCATGTCCCGGTAAACTGTATTCTTGAGCTAGTTACTCATAATAAAAGTGTAGCTTTGCAAATTGA
This genomic window contains:
- the dinB gene encoding DNA polymerase IV, yielding MGEEKQIIHMDQDAFFVSVEVRKNKDLIGKPVIIGGTSDRGVVASCSYEARKFGVHSAMSSRMARQLCPHAIFIRGNMDEYSEASQQITSIIKERVPLFEKASIDEHYIDMTGMDRFHSTLKYAKELRNTIMKELHLPISFGLSVNKTVSKMATNECKPDGELNIEQPKVRDFLNPLSIKKIPGLGEKTFIKLSDMGIKKIYTLSQIHPEQMNFLLGKSGLSLLQKAQGIDHSPVVPYSEQKSIGTQCTFNADSIDIEMINNLLVAQVMDIAFQLREKKKLAACVTVTIRYANFETESKQMAIPYTSLDSVLIATAKELFKKMYNRRMLLRLVGVKLSNMVTGHEQIDLYSESQEQYSLVQAMDKIRNRFGADAVTRAAVLNLKL
- a CDS encoding UvrD-helicase domain-containing protein — translated: MIIYILGLLSLCTCYLYYRYRQRALNKEHLLSILPHIRQAELDFEEFFDEKAYFANYDYQQLKSTHTPLLTQIPPNYKRYGLSGEDFEIVDHFMSLHRDAENTRANYNEHFSKLEINRYRSFFSSLEQYPLSDEQMKAIVCDEDNNLVIAGAGTGKTTTISAKIAYILNKKLARPEELLVISFTNSAVNELYDRVLKFCGKDSGVDQITVNTFNGFGNKVVRHCNRNPLRIAFDGKDHLVKEFLLESFTTLFHNDDDFQSKAINFFAFFNRQAPDDFEFKTAEEFRKHQESTKYVSLSGRELKSYEETLVANFLYLHQVEYEYESFFPLAAEDRNPDYSHYAPDFYLPKYGIYIEHYGIDQNGDVPQWFSYRPPFTDAKSSYHSGIQWKEQIHKKYETKLVRTYSYQKKDHTLLRLLKQQLVDFGVVLVKRDPAEIYEELNKVNDIPSFIGLIHTFLTLLKSAGRSPAELKSVAKDQRFAVFMDMVTPLYNCYQEKLKATASIDFNDMINHATAYILNGTFKKQYKYILVDEFQDMSQSKYAMLNALKTANPGAKLYAVGDDWQSIFRFAGSDISIINSFSAHFGFTAYNPVLQTYRFNKEILKVSSSFIQKNPAQLPKKLTSPFNSSVPAFQFVPLKKLKKLEAEHDRYQQIDAILRDISIQTPNASVFLIGRYKHLILPSLPLLKKSYPQLKISFYTAHGSKGLTCDYSILLGLDSGAFGFPSQIADDPVLSYVLESGDGYENAEERRLFYVALTRAKHKVFLLYSMNSPSKFIEELRADYELGG
- a CDS encoding HD domain-containing protein; protein product: MIKVNDPIYGSHELPAVFEDLLNCSTLKRLSNIHHSGAIFLVDPEICHHRLEHSIGVTLLIKMLGGTELEQIAGLLHDVSHTAFSHVGDYVMNNTEETYHEQLFESLLRQSEVPAILHWHGYHIDQILQGHFPILEQPMPLLCADRLDYTLRDAVHSGLISKLQAKNFLPFIKLQEDRIVVTDLAQAEWINQLYKRLNEEFYNAPLYVYANQQLAMLIVALLKSGALHETDLLKDDTFLLNKIRSTSVGYEGIKAIKNHKGYVDFLKKGPSLKIKKRTLMA